The Streptomyces venezuelae genomic interval TCGGACAGGCGGCGGACGCAGGTCGAGCGCGTCGCGGACCAGGGTGGTGCCCGCCGACCTCAGATCAGCGGCCCGTGATGCGCGTTCGGACCACGACTCGCGACGATTCCCTCTCCGTCGGCAACGGCCTGAACCGCTCACGGCCTTCAGACGGGAGACGCTCCAGCGATCCCCACCACCTCGGCACGTCCGTCCCCGACCGGGTCACCGTTCGCCCGCTAGATCGAGATCGCCGCCGCGCGCCTTCTCGGCCGCAACCCCGGCAGGCCGGGGGCGCCGCCACGGGCGGGCGATCGGGCGGGAGACCGAGCCCCACCAAGGGTCGCCGGGCAGCTTTCCCGCCGGCTCGAAGGGCTCGCCGGGGCGGGGGAACGCCACCGCCTGGCCGGCCTCCTCGGCCGCGTCCTTCGTCCACTCCCCCGGCTCCGCCCACGGGTGCGGGGCGAGGTTGAAGGTGCCCCAGTGGATCGGCAGCAGCACGCCGGAGGCCGCGCCGCCCTGGAGGTCCAGGTGGGCCCGTACGCCCTCCTCGGGGGTCATGTGGATGTCGGTCCAGAACTCGGAGTAGGCGCCGATCTGGATCATGGTGGCGTCGAAGGGGCCGTGCGCGGCGCCGATGTCCTTGAAACCGGAGAAGTATCCGGTGTCCCCGCTGTGGAAGATCCGGTGCTCGGGGCCCTGGACGACCCAGGAGGCCCAGAGCGTCTGCTGGCGGTTGCGGATGCCCCGGCCGCAGAAGTGGCGGGCCGGGGTGGCCGTGAGCCGCAGGTCGCCGATCTCGGTGGACTCGTTCCAGTCCAGCTCCCGGAGGCGGGAGGGGGCCACGCCCCAGCGCTCCAGGTGCGCGCCGACGCCGAGCGGCACCGCGAAGACGGTGTCGGTGGTGGCGAGCGCCTTGATCGTCGGCAGGTCGAGGTGGTCGTAGTGGTCGTGCGAGACCACGACCACGTCGACCGGGCCGAGCGCGGCGAGCGGTGCGGGCACCGGGTGGAGCCGCTTGGGGCCGGCGAAGGGGAACGGCGAGCAGCGGTCGCCCCAGACGGGGTCGAAGAGGACCCGGCGCCCGTCGATCTCGGCGAGGACGCAGGAGTGCCCCATCCAGGTGAGGCGCAGCCCGGTGGCCGGCGCCTTGGCGAGGTCGGCGACGGTGGTGGGGTGGACGGGGATCGTGCCGGTGGGGGCTCGGCGCGCGCGTCCTTCCTTCTCGAAGTAGATCTTGGCGAACTCCAGGGTGGAGCCCGACGGGCCACGGCGGGCCGGTTCGGGGTTCTGGAAGATCCCGTCCGCGAAGTTCGGCGAGCGGTGGATGCGGGCGAGGCGCTCGCCCGCGGGGTCCGCGCCGAAGGCCTCGGGGCGCAGCGCGCGCAGCCGGGCCCGTGGGGAACGGTCGGAGCCGGTACCGGTCACTGGACCTCCTGATCTCTGAGGGGGGTCGTTCCATTATGGGCGGCCCGCGGCCCGTACGGTCGGGGAGACCGGCCATACTGAACCATTGTTCAGTAACAGCCCCTCACGATGGAGACCCGCGATGAGCCCCACCCCCCTCCTGTCCGTCGACTGGACCGACCACGTGACCGGCCGCCGGGGCCATCTGGTCGTCG includes:
- a CDS encoding MBL fold metallo-hydrolase, with amino-acid sequence MTGTGSDRSPRARLRALRPEAFGADPAGERLARIHRSPNFADGIFQNPEPARRGPSGSTLEFAKIYFEKEGRARRAPTGTIPVHPTTVADLAKAPATGLRLTWMGHSCVLAEIDGRRVLFDPVWGDRCSPFPFAGPKRLHPVPAPLAALGPVDVVVVSHDHYDHLDLPTIKALATTDTVFAVPLGVGAHLERWGVAPSRLRELDWNESTEIGDLRLTATPARHFCGRGIRNRQQTLWASWVVQGPEHRIFHSGDTGYFSGFKDIGAAHGPFDATMIQIGAYSEFWTDIHMTPEEGVRAHLDLQGGAASGVLLPIHWGTFNLAPHPWAEPGEWTKDAAEEAGQAVAFPRPGEPFEPAGKLPGDPWWGSVSRPIARPWRRPRPAGVAAEKARGGDLDLAGER